Proteins encoded within one genomic window of Gammaproteobacteria bacterium:
- the hemC gene encoding hydroxymethylbilane synthase: protein MKIRCGTRGSQLALAQTQMVINALEQSHSSLEVVPHEIKTLGDRKQGTKAASQSDKKDWVYDLELALLNNQIDFAVHSSKDIPHEIEPGTSLLPVLKRGNPYDAFLGKKMGDSHQRLLFSELPLGAKVGTASLRRRAFLLKIRPDIIVVEFRGNVTTRVQKLDDSEELMGAIMASAGLDRVNIPGLKYEAISSDTMLPAINQGILAVQFREDDQKIKKILEAIVDPETQASWLAERGVVEVLKGDCKSAIGIFAQCDNNSVTITANVMLPDGSESIVATDTGQLSQSYDLGKKLGERLIDLGAMNIIERSRYLPTENS from the coding sequence ATGAAAATACGTTGTGGTACTCGTGGTAGTCAGCTTGCTTTAGCTCAAACTCAAATGGTAATTAATGCTCTAGAACAGTCGCACTCATCTTTAGAAGTTGTACCTCACGAAATTAAGACATTGGGCGACCGTAAGCAAGGCACTAAAGCTGCAAGTCAAAGTGATAAAAAAGACTGGGTATATGATCTTGAATTGGCGTTATTAAACAATCAAATAGATTTTGCCGTTCATTCGAGTAAGGATATCCCACATGAAATTGAGCCGGGTACTTCTCTTCTCCCTGTCTTAAAACGAGGAAATCCTTATGATGCCTTTTTAGGCAAAAAAATGGGTGATAGTCATCAGCGACTTTTATTTTCTGAATTACCGCTTGGCGCTAAAGTTGGAACAGCCAGTTTAAGACGGCGTGCCTTTCTACTGAAAATTCGCCCCGACATAATCGTTGTAGAATTCAGAGGAAACGTAACAACGCGCGTGCAAAAATTAGATGACAGTGAAGAATTAATGGGAGCGATCATGGCTTCTGCTGGTTTGGATCGAGTCAATATTCCCGGTTTAAAATACGAAGCCATCTCTTCAGATACTATGTTACCAGCAATTAACCAAGGCATTCTTGCAGTTCAATTTCGAGAAGATGACCAAAAAATTAAAAAAATACTCGAAGCCATTGTAGATCCGGAAACTCAAGCATCGTGGCTAGCAGAACGCGGAGTCGTAGAAGTTCTTAAAGGTGATTGTAAATCAGCGATTGGTATTTTTGCTCAATGTGATAATAATTCTGTTACCATTACAGCCAATGTCATGTTACCCGATGGCTCAGAAAGTATTGTAGCAACGGATACCGGACAGTTATCACAGTCTTATGATTTAGGAAAGAAATTAGGAGAGCGCCTGATTGATTTAGGCGCAATGAATATTATAGAACGCTCTCGCTATCTGCCGACTGAGAATTCTTAG